The Gossypium raimondii isolate GPD5lz chromosome 2, ASM2569854v1, whole genome shotgun sequence genome segment aacaaatcacaataaacaaaataactttaaaacaaaatataaaaataatactaaacaAACTATATAATACTAACATCATAAtctattatatttgaaaataacaataaaaataataatacattttcttttttctcttttctttctttcttctcttctccctCTCTTGTTctgctaattttttttcaaactgatACAAACCGGATGGGAGAGTGGGGGGAGGAAATATACTAGGTGTGCCACCTATTAGATAGGCACCACCAGTGCCACCTATCAGATAGGGGTCACTAGTGCCGCCTATCAGATAGGCACCacaactaaattattattattatttaaagtgtATTGTGTCAGAATGAGGGTGGTGCCGCTTATGTACTACTCTCCACCCATCTAAATGTACCATTTTAGTACATAATTGTTGCAACATaccattttgattatttatctatttatttatttatattatttgggtaaaaaacccACAAACTTGAGCTTATTAGAATTTATCACCTCCTTCAGAGATAAAACCGTACGCCAGTTGCCCAAACCTCGACAGTTCCAAGATAAACAATTCATGGCTCATGGCAGGTCCCTTTTAAGAGACCGGCTGATAACGAATGAGCAGAGACAGAAGAGGGAGATAGATAGGCAGTTTCTCCAGACCCGCCCACCTTGCTATACTAACCTGTGATTGAGGAAAAGAAGACTAGTTGACTTAAACTCTAGAGTGACGTCTCTATTGCACCGATGATCCCCTCATCTTCCGACAAAACTTAGTTGTAATTTCTTCGGGCCATCCCCTAACAGCCACCCCATCCCACATATCCAAAAGTTTACGACAACTTGTTTCACTATGGCCTATTCGACAACACAGATAGCAAACCAATTCATAGCTAAAAGAAATCGTCAAAACATTGTCCACTTGTCTttgaatctttttctttctcatcaATTGTTCTCTTATGTCAAGCGGGACGTGAATATGCATAAAACTATTAAACACATTCCGTTTGTTACTTGCATCATAGTCTAGAGAAGTTCCTATAAGACCTCCTAGGCTTTTAGCAAGATTAATAGATGCTAACCTTGGGGGCAAGTCATGAACTTGGacccaaaatttaataaatgaaaactcAATATTTTCAGGATTCTCACCCTTAGCTAACTGATAAGTAATAAACAATTACTAAACAATCATGGACCTCttaaaatcatctttttaaGATCTACAAGATGATAGAACTTAATAAGATAAAGGCCCCCAAACCAATAGGTTCGATAATAGAGTATGCCTATCGTAGCAAAATTAGTGAACTGTTCCCCAAAACTTtgccaacaaaaaaaaaaaaaagatcatagTTGATGTCATCCTCCAACACATTTTCCACGTTAATCACCAGTTCgacttcttctttttccttcaagGGAAGGAACTGAAAGTCGGACTCCATAACAAACAAAACAATGAAAACAACATAATAAGATAAAAGCAAACAATGAGAAGAAATTGACAAAGCAATACTAAACATGCACAAAGGCATGCTCCcgaaaagaagaaaatcaattagaaaaaattaacaaaGCAATCCCAAACATGCACAAAAGGCATGACTTGCTCGcgaaaaagaggagaaaaactACGGCAAGGctttaaaatcatatataattttttttttcataaggGTGGATATGAAACAATCTAATAAGGAATGAAGTTTTTATCTGAGGTCCAAATTTAGCCCTATAATTGCCAAAAGTTCACCAATAATCATTTATAGTTCACGGAAATAGTAGgggtaattaagtcattttgaAGGATTACTATATATACTCGAGGCATCTATTGCTTGTGAAGTCGGTGGTCGCCGTTCACTTCAACGATGAACTCAACACTCAGTTTAAACCGACCAGTTCGAAATTATACTCTCGGCagctttaaaaaccctaaattgaTAGAAGCTAGGCCTTCTAGACATCAGTTACGTTCTCATTTGATCGACTTTTCAAAGCTTAAATGGTTCAGAAATGTAAATTCGAGGACCGGTTCGAGTGTTCAGCAGCAGCTACGAGATTACTCGTGTGAATCGAGAAGAATTACGTCTCGTCGAATTAGGGTTTCGTCCAACGATGCTCAGTTCGGTTCGTTTCCTAACAAAGGCGGGGCTGAGTCATCGAGTTTTGCCGAGTTTATCACATCCGAGCGTGTTAAAGTGGTGGCGATGCTGGCTTTATCTCTGGCGCTTTGTAATGCAGATAGAGTCGTGATGTCAGTGGCGATTGTGCCGTTGTCACTTGCTCATGGGTGGAGCCGGTCGTTTTCCGGTATTGTTCAGGTCGGGTTGTTTTGCTTCTCTTGATTTTCATTAATTCGACAATGAAGAAAAGGAAGTTGTTTTTTATTGGAATTTAGTTGAATTTTGcggaaaatgtaatttttggaGCACAAAACGCGTAATTTTGTAtgcttttctcttcaatcatttatgttttagttttgaAGACTTTGTAGGAAACAAAGTGAATGTAGCAAAGGTAACGACCAAAGAGAGCCATAATTGCAGACGTGTTTGTTAGTTTAATTTCTCTAATTGGTAGAACAACTAAGCTCCTTGTCATTTGGGTTTTATGTGTGATCAATCTCGGGTTGcatgatttttttagaataatggTTTAAAATTAAGTGCCTGATTTCACttgcttatttaaaatttgttgcaGTCATCCTTTCTGTGGGGTTACTTAATTTCACCAATAGCAGGAGGGACATTAGTGGACTATTATGGTGGTAAGGCTGTAATGGCATGTGGTGTGGCATTGTGGTCATTAGCTACATTTCTTACACCCTGGGCTGCTGAAAACTCTTTATTGGCATTACTTTTTGCAAGAGCTATGCTTGGTGTTGCAGAAGGTGTAGCTCTTCCTTGCATGAACAATATGATAGCAAGGTATTGGTGATCTGATTTTATTTACTGTTTGATGCTGATCACcttaaattgatgatttaaatCATATGCCTTCAAGCAAGTTCATCTTTGTAGTAACAGTATGCGAGCCCAATTGTTGAAGTATTCTgcaaacttttttcttttagatgGTTTCCATCAACAGAACGTGCAAGGGCTGTTGCAATGGCAATGGCTGGGTTTCAGCTTGGAAATGCAATAGGACTCACTTTGTCCCCAATTCTCATGTCCCAAGGTGGTATATTCGGACCATTTGTGATATTCGGACTATGTGGATTTCTTTGGGTTTTAGTATGGTTATCTGCAACCTCAAGTACCCCTGATCGAAGTCCCCAGATCTCAAAATATGAGTTGGATTACATAATGAACAAGAGACAGAAATCCCATGCAGTGGAAAGCAAGCCTAAGACCAAAATGATCCCTCCATTCAGAAGATTGCTTTCTAAAATGCCAACATGGTCCCTAATTGTTGCAAATGCCATGCATAGCTGGGTAATGCATATTCCTTTCCCTGTAGCTTATTACAtgataatttggtaaatttcaaaatgtgCTTATGCAGCTTGTGAGTACTTTCTGAATATCTTCTGTATGCTTCTTTCCAGGTAGAAGCAAGACGCTGTTGTCTTGCCTTTTTAGAATTTAGTAGTTTTTGGTCTTCTTTTTTTCAGCCAATGCACACTTTTTAAGAATTTCAACGCATCATACATTAATTGACAAGGAAAAGTAATTCAACAATGGGAAATTCTCATTGCAGTATCTATTTTCAGTCAGTTTTGCATCTCTCCTAAAACACTAACCTCTTTAAATATCATCCAGGGCTTCTTTGTTATTCTCTCATGGATGCCTATCTACTTTAA includes the following:
- the LOC105788731 gene encoding probable anion transporter 4, chloroplastic isoform X1, with amino-acid sequence MNSTLSLNRPVRNYTLGSFKNPKLIEARPSRHQLRSHLIDFSKLKWFRNVNSRTGSSVQQQLRDYSCESRRITSRRIRVSSNDAQFGSFPNKGGAESSSFAEFITSERVKVVAMLALSLALCNADRVVMSVAIVPLSLAHGWSRSFSGIVQSSFLWGYLISPIAGGTLVDYYGGKAVMACGVALWSLATFLTPWAAENSLLALLFARAMLGVAEGVALPCMNNMIARWFPSTERARAVAMAMAGFQLGNAIGLTLSPILMSQGGIFGPFVIFGLCGFLWVLVWLSATSSTPDRSPQISKYELDYIMNKRQKSHAVESKPKTKMIPPFRRLLSKMPTWSLIVANAMHSWGFFVILSWMPIYFNSVHHVDLRQAAWFSAVPWCMMALTGYLAGLWSDTLIRNGTSITLTRKIMQSIGFVGPAVALVGLTAAKTPSTASAWLSLAVGLKAFSHCGFLVNLQEIAPHYSGVLHGLSNTAGTFAAIIGTVGAGFFVELVGSFQGFLLLTSLLYFLAALFYIKFSTGERVNFDESADS
- the LOC105788731 gene encoding probable anion transporter 4, chloroplastic isoform X2, whose protein sequence is MNSTLSLNRPVRNYTLGSFKNPKLIEARPSRHQLRSHLIDFSKLKWFRNVNSRTGSSVQQQLRDYSCESRRITSRRIRVSSNDAQFGSFPNKGGAESSSFAEFITSERVKVVAMLALSLALCNADRVVMSVAIVPLSLAHGWSRSFSGIVQSSFLWGYLISPIAGGTLVDYYGGKAVMACGVALWSLATFLTPWAAENSLLALLFARAMLGVAEGVALPCMNNMIARWFPSTERARAVAMAMAGFQLGNAIGLTLSPILMSQGGIFGPFVIFGLCGFLWVLVWLSATSSTPDRSPQISKYELDYIMNKRQKSHAVESKPKTKMIPPFRRLLSKMPTWSLIVANAMHSWGFFVILSWMPIYFNSVHHVDLRQAAWFSAVPWCMMALTGYLAGLWSDTLIRNGTSITLTRKIMQSIGFVGPAVALVGLTAAKTPSTASAWLSLAVGLKAFSHCGFLVNLQEIAPHYSGVLHGLSNTAGTFAAIIGTVGAGFFVELVGSFQGFLLLTSLLYFLAALFYIKFSTGERVNFDESDS